In a single window of the Papaver somniferum cultivar HN1 chromosome 8, ASM357369v1, whole genome shotgun sequence genome:
- the LOC113302936 gene encoding dof zinc finger protein DOF5.4-like, translating to MQDLRSSMEMGSSGGIGNNRFFGGGIGGDRRLRPFPPQSLKCPRCDSSNTKFCYYNNYNLSQPRHFCKSCRRYWTKGGVLRNVTVGGGIRKTKQQQKSSSSSSSNPNKHRNNKSSSSSSPEPNHHHQYQKEKKRSNDNNDNNSNSSSDSSSLTATTTTAATTHEAASNSSSAPYHQQLLSFNDSTGFASQTTNTNPNSTFEPSMIHQHLSSSLDDQGIPDNQGIFQEPSSFTSLITSTAGSNHGYSGFNLSDISPFRLHHQQEQQRHVDQLEQVEKMTSVNMVDELKMQFDQKNDQLKLQELTKNFYDQTVPVEMPGLPPNRTIINGELTASDWQISNTGNHHHHQGLFDLPSTVVDQVFWSQSSPWTEHDHPIYLP from the coding sequence ATGCAAGATCTAAGATCATCCATGGAGATGGGTTCATCAGGAGGTATAGGTAATAATCGGTTCTTTGGAGGAGGAATAGGAGGAGATAGAAGATTAAGACCATTTCCACCTCAATCATTAAAATGTCCACGTTGTGATTCATCAAACACAAAATTCTGTTATTACAATAATTATAATCTTTCACAACCTCGTCATTTCTGTAAAAGTTGTAGACGTTATTGGACTAAAGGCGGTGTTCTTCGTAATGTTACAGTTGGTGGTGGTATTAGgaaaactaaacaacaacaaaaatcatcttcttcttcttcttctaatcctAATAAACATAGAAataataaatcttcatcttcttcttctcctgagcctaatcatcatcatcaatatcaaaaagagaaaaagagatcgaatgataataatgataataattcGAATTCTAGTAGTGATAGTTCAAGTCTTACTGCTACAACTACTACTGCTGCTACAACTCATGAAGCTGCTTCTAATTCAAGTTCTGCTCCATATCATCAACAACTGTTGAGTTTCAATGACTCTACTGGTTTTGCTTCTCAAACTACGAATACTAACCCTAATTCTACTTTTGAGCCATCAATGATTCATCAACATTTGAGTAGCAGTCTTGATGATCAAGGGATTCCTGATAATCAAGGGATTTTTCAAGAACCTAGTAGTTTTACTAGTTTGATTACTAGCACTGCAGGTTCAAATCATGGATATTCAGGGTTTAATTTATCGGATATATCGCCGTTCCGTTTACACCATCAACAAGAACAGCAACGACATGTCGATCAGTTAGAGCAAGTAGAGAAGATGACTTCGGTAAATATGGTGGATGAGTTGAAAATGCAGTTTGATCAGAAAAATGATCAACTGAAATTGCAAGAACTGACGAAGAATTTTTACGATCAAACTGTTCCAGTAGAAATGCCAGGGTTACCTCCAAACAGGACTATAATTAACGGGGAATTAACAGCGTCAGATTGGCAGATTTCAAATACAggtaatcatcatcaccatcaaggGTTATTTGATTTACCTAGCACAGTTGTTGATCAAGTTTTTTGGAGTCAATCGAGTCCATGGACTGAACATGACCATCCTATATACCTTCCATAG
- the LOC113306003 gene encoding uncharacterized protein LOC113306003, producing the protein MEFFKEVWDIIKVDLMEVIKEFEVKGSLDWRLNCTNIILIPKCDGENSMHNFMPIILIGGVYKILSKLLAERLKLVFPTIILEFQGAFVGSRENTDGILIASELIDARERADMEGLVVKVYLEKAFNNISWSCLDYTMVRSGKGVKQGDPISPFIFIMVVEVLSLLIKRAASMGLIGGFKPIYNESSCTINHLQFADDLVVFLDDDVEQILNLKRILLAFDLISGLKLPVSVEKKMEKIMR; encoded by the exons ATGGAATTCTTTAAGGAAGTATGGGACATTATCAAAGTTGATCTTATGGAAGTGATAAAGGAGTTTGAAGTGAAGGGGAGTCTAGATTGGAGGTTAAACTGTACTAACATAATTCTGATTCCTAAGTGTGATGGGGAAAATTCAATGCATAACTTTATGCCAATAATCTTGATAGGAGGAGTTTATAAAATTTTATCTAAGTTATTGGCTGAAAGGTTAAAATTGGTGTTTCCAACAATTATATTAGAATTTCAGGGAGCTTTTGTGGGTAGTAGGGAAAACACTGATGGGATATTAATAGCTTCAGAGCTCATTGATGCAAGAGAAAGAGCTGACATGGAAGGATTAGTGGTGAAGGTGTACTTAGAGAAGGCATTTAATAATATCAGTTGGTCTTGTTTGGATTATACAATGGTAAG GAGTGGGAAAGGTGTTAAACAGGGAGATCCTATTTCTCCTTTTATTTTTATCATGGTGGTGGAAGTACTTTCTTTACTAATCAAGAGAGCTGCTTCTATGGGTCTAATTGGTGGTTTCAAGCCTATCTACAATGAGTCTTCTTGTACCATTAATCACCTACAATTTGCAGATGATCTTGTGGtgttcttggatgatgatgtggaACAGATTCTTAACTTGAAAAGAATTCTTTTAGCGTTTGATCTTATTTCTGGTTTGAAg TTACCTGTTTCTGTtgagaagaaaatggaaaagatTATGAGATAA